One stretch of Francisella sp. LA112445 DNA includes these proteins:
- a CDS encoding DMT family transporter yields MLKKYSLLLAIGLIWGSQFIFQKEAIENFPPILIALARSFIGCIILCCVCYFLKLKSNSFKKDFAIYSLIAFLEATMPFMLIPWGQKFTSPSITAILTGTVPFFVVLLGPIIIKSRITLSNILSISVGFIGLLVLFYPDLISQNHSINIIGILAILIATTSFALALLLLSKFCFHDNPVIVSRNILIASTIQIIILMLIFRPNYSSIHYSIFSLSSLLYLGVFCAGIVYFLYASLIKLAGPVFTSFTNYLVPLFGVIFGILINHDPSNLTVWISLIIILFAVSLNYITRH; encoded by the coding sequence ATGCTAAAAAAATATTCTCTATTGCTTGCTATAGGTCTTATTTGGGGATCTCAGTTTATTTTTCAGAAAGAAGCTATAGAGAACTTTCCTCCTATATTAATAGCTTTAGCAAGGTCTTTTATTGGCTGCATAATACTTTGTTGTGTTTGTTATTTTCTAAAATTAAAATCAAACTCTTTTAAAAAAGATTTTGCGATATATTCATTAATTGCATTTTTAGAGGCCACGATGCCTTTTATGCTGATACCATGGGGACAAAAGTTTACTAGTCCATCAATCACAGCTATTCTAACAGGTACTGTTCCTTTTTTTGTCGTTTTGCTAGGTCCTATAATAATAAAATCAAGAATTACTCTATCAAATATACTAAGTATATCTGTTGGATTTATTGGTCTTTTAGTACTATTTTATCCAGATCTAATATCTCAAAATCATTCTATTAATATAATTGGGATATTAGCTATATTAATAGCAACTACATCTTTTGCTTTGGCTTTACTCTTATTAAGTAAATTTTGTTTTCATGATAATCCTGTTATAGTTTCTAGAAATATCCTGATCGCATCAACTATACAGATAATCATATTAATGCTTATATTTAGACCTAATTATAGTAGTATTCATTACTCTATTTTCTCCTTGTCTTCACTGTTATATTTAGGAGTTTTTTGTGCAGGAATTGTTTATTTTTTATATGCATCTCTTATAAAACTTGCTGGTCCTGTATTTACATCTTTTACAAACTACCTTGTCCCCTTATTTGGTGTTATTTTTGGAATTCTAATAAATCATGATCCTTCTAATTTAACTGTTTGGATATCTCTAATAATTATTCTTTTTGCTGTTAGTCTAAACTATATAACTAGACACTAA
- a CDS encoding zinc transporter ZntB — MNHILFSYLLDGKGNATRLDAQNNTHQLMSTNKEIIWTHLDAKNPQTKEWLNQELGSLDPFIADALIAEETRPRFIQINDGMLIILRGMNPNKEGNPEDMISIRLWIDKTRIISTRFRSLNLFNDIKKSFNDNTGPKNSADFITTVIAKLSNRMEPVLSDLDDKLIDIEEQTIEPTDNDLRESIAALRKQTIVFRRYLVPQRDVIEQLRLSSLSWLTNSHKRYLVEIYNYVVRYIEDLEEARDRLQVVKDEISNALSDKLNKKMYFLAIIAAIFLPLSFLTGLLGINVAGIPGSQNAYAFWTFLVILLVIVIFQIYLFKKLKWL; from the coding sequence ATGAATCATATTTTATTTTCTTATCTTTTGGATGGTAAAGGTAATGCGACGCGATTAGATGCCCAAAATAATACTCATCAATTAATGAGTACTAATAAAGAAATCATTTGGACACATTTAGATGCCAAAAATCCACAAACTAAAGAATGGTTAAATCAAGAGTTAGGCTCCTTAGATCCTTTTATTGCAGATGCTTTAATTGCCGAAGAAACAAGACCTAGATTTATACAAATAAATGATGGTATGTTAATCATTTTGAGAGGCATGAATCCTAATAAAGAGGGTAATCCTGAAGATATGATTTCAATAAGGTTATGGATAGATAAAACTCGTATAATTAGCACACGCTTTAGATCTTTAAATTTGTTTAACGATATTAAAAAAAGCTTTAATGATAATACAGGACCAAAAAATTCTGCAGACTTTATAACAACTGTGATAGCGAAGCTATCTAATCGTATGGAGCCTGTTTTGTCAGATCTTGATGATAAGCTTATAGATATAGAAGAACAAACTATAGAACCAACAGACAATGACTTGAGAGAATCAATAGCTGCTTTGCGTAAACAAACAATAGTTTTTAGAAGATACCTAGTTCCTCAAAGAGATGTAATAGAGCAGTTACGCTTAAGTAGTCTAAGTTGGTTAACAAACTCTCATAAGCGTTATTTAGTAGAAATATATAACTATGTTGTACGTTATATAGAGGATCTTGAGGAGGCTCGTGATCGTCTACAAGTTGTAAAAGATGAAATAAGCAATGCTCTAAGTGATAAGCTCAATAAAAAAATGTATTTTTTAGCTATTATAGCAGCTATATTTTTACCATTGAGTTTTCTTACGGGGCTTTTAGGTATAAATGTTGCTGGAATACCAGGTTCTCAAAATGCATATGCTTTTTGGACATTTTTAGTTATTTTATTAGTTATAGTTATATTTCAGATATATTTATTCAAAAAATTGAAGTGGCTTTGA
- a CDS encoding IS1595 family transposase yields the protein MRKSRLSTYKQDKLIELFIAGSTARTASELVSVNKTTASYYFHRLRLLIYENSEHLEMFTGEIEVDESYFGGTRKGKRGRGAGGKVPVFGLLKRNGKVYTVIIPNAKSDTLLPIIREKVKPDCIVYTDTFRSYNALDVSEFKHYRINHSKLFAKKHNHINGIENFWNQAKRHLRKFNGIPRDHFYLFLKECEWRFNHSDSKEQLKLIKHWVRESLK from the coding sequence ATGAGGAAAAGTAGATTAAGTACATACAAGCAAGACAAATTAATAGAGTTATTTATAGCAGGAAGTACAGCACGAACTGCATCAGAATTAGTATCAGTAAATAAAACCACAGCCAGCTATTATTTTCATAGATTAAGATTATTAATTTATGAAAATAGTGAGCATTTAGAAATGTTTACAGGAGAGATTGAAGTAGATGAAAGCTATTTTGGAGGAACTCGTAAAGGGAAACGAGGTAGAGGAGCTGGTGGTAAAGTTCCTGTATTTGGCTTACTTAAACGTAATGGTAAGGTATATACAGTAATCATTCCAAATGCTAAGAGTGATACTCTATTACCAATAATTAGAGAAAAAGTTAAACCTGATTGTATCGTTTACACTGATACTTTTAGGAGTTATAATGCCTTAGATGTTTCAGAGTTTAAACATTATAGAATTAACCATAGTAAGCTGTTTGCAAAGAAGCATAATCATATAAACGGTATAGAAAACTTCTGGAATCAAGCTAAGAGACATTTGAGAAAATTTAATGGTATTCCTAGAGACCATTTTTACTTGTTTTTGAAGGAATGTGAGTGGAGATTTAATCACAGTGATTCTAAGGAACAGCTAAAGCTAATTAAACACTGGGTTAGAGAGAGTTTAAAGTAA
- a CDS encoding APC family permease, translating into MKNTKKPSLFTAIALSVGTMVGSGWLYASYYASQAAGAASIFSWIIGAFIILVMAFLLAELAVKYQTNGLFTQLITLSHNQHFGFVTGLSNWMLGLIIVPSEAMATTQYISSIYKPITPYVFSAGELTFLGVVVVVLFMLLYTLINYWGIKSLSKINNSLTSLKIIIPIVTSLIIMFAAFHTSNFGGSNVSFMPKGVSGVFNAIVSCGIFYSFFGFQMAASFSAELENPRRNIPIALVSSVLIVLFIYLLLQISFIGGVPEKMLANGWGGLNFESPLAQLAGILGINALAIVLYADALVSPSGTGIVYLGGSARMLNEMSKAKQMPGYFAKVTQGVNISRTSLIFTFICSIVLIFFFRNWQMIASLTTTFILVSCIALPIAYAKIKSNKDDPLPINYIPFPRTVAFLVYLVLTYLLMIAGTLNLVVALVLHIVFFLIYAYMDSKGNIANILRAFASSWAIFAYLIVELILGFAYENITTCNLFFLVFVVVSAGLYLLLVNQRDYYSK; encoded by the coding sequence ATGAAAAACACGAAAAAACCTAGCTTATTTACAGCTATAGCATTAAGCGTAGGGACTATGGTAGGAAGTGGTTGGCTATATGCATCATACTATGCATCTCAGGCAGCTGGAGCGGCATCAATATTCTCATGGATTATAGGTGCATTTATAATTCTTGTAATGGCTTTCTTACTTGCAGAACTTGCTGTTAAATATCAAACAAATGGGCTATTTACTCAATTGATAACTTTATCACATAACCAACATTTTGGATTTGTAACAGGGTTATCAAACTGGATGTTAGGACTTATTATCGTACCATCAGAAGCTATGGCTACTACACAATATATTTCTTCGATATATAAGCCAATTACTCCTTATGTTTTTAGCGCTGGAGAACTTACTTTTTTAGGAGTTGTTGTAGTTGTTTTATTTATGTTGCTATATACACTGATAAATTATTGGGGTATAAAATCATTATCAAAAATAAATAACTCTTTGACTTCGTTAAAGATTATTATCCCAATAGTTACATCTTTGATAATAATGTTTGCAGCATTTCACACTAGTAACTTTGGTGGTAGCAATGTCAGCTTTATGCCTAAAGGGGTAAGTGGGGTATTCAATGCTATAGTTTCTTGTGGTATTTTTTATTCTTTCTTTGGCTTTCAAATGGCAGCTAGCTTTTCAGCAGAATTAGAAAATCCAAGAAGAAACATACCTATAGCTTTGGTTAGTAGTGTACTAATCGTTTTATTTATCTACCTTTTACTGCAAATCTCTTTTATAGGTGGTGTACCTGAAAAGATGTTAGCAAATGGTTGGGGCGGATTAAATTTTGAATCTCCACTAGCTCAATTAGCAGGTATTTTAGGTATAAATGCGTTAGCAATAGTCTTGTATGCAGATGCTTTGGTTAGCCCGTCAGGAACAGGTATTGTATATTTAGGTGGTAGTGCTCGTATGCTTAATGAAATGTCAAAAGCAAAGCAAATGCCTGGTTATTTTGCTAAGGTAACTCAAGGAGTTAATATATCGCGTACTTCACTTATATTTACCTTTATTTGTTCTATAGTTTTGATATTTTTCTTTAGAAACTGGCAGATGATAGCATCTTTGACAACTACTTTTATTCTAGTTTCTTGTATTGCTTTACCTATTGCTTATGCAAAAATTAAAAGTAATAAAGATGATCCATTGCCAATAAACTATATACCTTTTCCTAGAACTGTAGCTTTTCTTGTATATCTAGTTTTAACGTATTTGTTGATGATAGCAGGGACTCTTAATTTAGTAGTAGCTTTAGTACTTCATATAGTATTTTTCTTAATATATGCATATATGGATAGCAAAGGAAATATAGCTAATATTTTAAGAGCTTTTGCTTCTTCATGGGCTATTTTTGCATATTTAATAGTAGAGTTAATACTTGGGTTTGCATATGAGAATATAACTACTTGTAACTTATTCTTCTTAGTCTTTGTAGTGGTTTCAGCAGGTTTATATCTACTATTAGTAAACCAAAGAGATTATTACTCTAAATAA
- a CDS encoding normocyte binding protein 2b: protein MYKSILVENRQMRLLLSVIKSHYISDNHNRIQEVNMIHVVNRINDETIRNYVIDCWYNLQRKVGYEVTLLEDNSKKSIINKLYKRSSSLSFVIKTKPDQSSYEIHKSIKRISNIDVIIKEFKI from the coding sequence ATGTACAAGAGTATCTTAGTTGAAAACCGACAGATGAGACTTTTATTATCAGTTATAAAATCTCATTATATATCAGATAATCATAATAGAATACAAGAAGTAAATATGATTCATGTAGTTAATAGAATTAATGATGAGACAATAAGAAACTATGTAATAGATTGCTGGTACAATCTTCAAAGAAAAGTCGGATATGAAGTTACTTTATTAGAAGATAACTCAAAAAAAAGTATTATTAACAAATTATATAAAAGATCTAGCTCTTTAAGCTTTGTCATTAAAACAAAACCAGATCAATCATCTTATGAGATCCATAAATCTATTAAAAGAATATCTAATATTGATGTAATAATTAAAGAATTTAAAATTTAA
- a CDS encoding epoxyqueuosine reductase QueH, with the protein MMNEEYLLDNYKRPKLETPDGSKKILLHSCCAPCAGEVMDALAASDIDVTIYFYNPNIHPTEEYIIRKEENKRYAEKLGMAFIDADYDKDNWFNLAKGMEDEPERGIRCTMCFDMRFVKTAEYASKNGFTLISSTLGISKWKNMEQINTSGKKAASLFENIQYWDFNWRKKGGSYRMLEISKKEKFYQQEYCGCAYSLRDTNKWRVENGKEKIKRGVKYYSN; encoded by the coding sequence ATGATGAATGAAGAATATCTATTAGATAACTATAAAAGACCTAAATTAGAAACTCCTGATGGTAGTAAGAAAATATTATTACATTCATGTTGTGCTCCTTGTGCTGGAGAAGTTATGGATGCTTTAGCTGCTTCAGATATTGATGTTACTATATATTTTTACAACCCTAATATTCATCCAACTGAAGAATACATAATTAGAAAAGAAGAGAATAAAAGATATGCTGAAAAGTTAGGTATGGCTTTTATTGATGCTGATTATGACAAAGATAACTGGTTTAATTTAGCTAAGGGTATGGAAGATGAACCAGAAAGAGGTATCAGATGTACAATGTGTTTTGATATGAGGTTTGTCAAAACAGCTGAATATGCGAGTAAAAATGGCTTTACTCTAATATCAAGTACATTAGGAATCTCTAAATGGAAAAATATGGAGCAAATAAACACTTCAGGTAAAAAGGCGGCTTCTTTGTTTGAAAATATTCAGTATTGGGATTTTAACTGGCGAAAGAAGGGTGGTTCATACAGAATGTTAGAAATATCTAAAAAAGAGAAGTTTTATCAGCAAGAGTATTGTGGCTGTGCTTATAGCCTTCGAGATACTAATAAATGGCGAGTTGAAAATGGTAAAGAAAAAATTAAAAGAGGAGTCAAATATTATTCGAACTAA